Genomic DNA from Streptococcus uberis:
AACCAAAGAACAAGAGCAAGCTCAAAATCGTCAGGATTTGTCCCAAATCGACCCAGAAACAGGCGAGATTTTAGACAAAGGTCAATTGTCCTACAATGAACGAGGAACGCTCACAGATGCTGAAAATGAGCCAAAACGATACAGCCAAAAAATGACCTTGGAAGTATATTTCACAGATACGACTGAAAAAGACCGTTTCAAGAGTGGACTAAGTCAACTTGGTTTTAATTTCAAGAAAAATTATCAGGTTAGCGGATATCAACGTATAGAGCCGTTAACTCAAGCTGAACTCAATGAATTGTGTGGGTGGTAAGAATGGATAAGCAAGTAAAACAAGTAATTGATGAGCTAGAACCGTTTAATCACGGCATAACAATAGCAATCCACCAAAACAAAAATGAGTGTATAGCAACCTTTAGAATGCCTAGACAGTTTGACACCAAAAATATCAAATTCACTGGATGGAATGAAGATGTTATGAACAGAACTAGTTGCCACTCTGAAAATGACTTACTAGAGGCTTATGTTTACAAGATTTGGAATGTCTCTAATGATTGGATTTGCATTGAGGTATTACCGTTTTAGGAGGGAACTATGGAAATCAGAACAGTATCAGATAGTGTAGCTATATACTCAGACGGCAAGCGGCTGCAAGTTATACACAATTTAGGTGATGAATTTGTAATGGACTTAGAAGTCGTTGAAAGTCCTATTATTCGACTTGAAACAAGCGAAGTAGTAGGAATCGACAAAGAGGTTCGGTCATCATTCTCAGTTAGTGGTTTTTGCTCAAGAGGAATTAAAGGTTTAGACAGATTGAAAATAGCGATTTTAAATAACCAATTTTTGATTGATTATGTTAAAGAAAATCAATCTGAACTACTTTTGTTAATGAATCAAGTAAAGGAATATAGATGATTAAAGTACACGACAAAATAAAAGTTAGAATACCTGGCACAAAGAAATTTCTTTATGGTGCAGTGATCAATATCAATGAATTTCGTCCTCCTGAGCAAAAATACGCGGTTGTATTTCAAGGTGATAGCGAAGTTTACTTTTTTGGCAAAAATGATTTGGAGGTAGTCAATGATTGAGTTTTTGAAAGAAGTTGGAATGGCCTTGCTATGGGTAATGATTGGTTATCTAGTTGGCGAACGTAGTAAGAGAGATTAACAAATTTATTGCAAAGTGAAGCTAGGCCTTTGCAGTATTAAATTTTCCTAGCAAGAAAGGAAATTTTTGGGATTATCGTCAGATTTACAGGACTGATGATGTGAGAATTTCGCATACCAGCCTTGCCAAAGCTCACAACTTAATGGCTGGTATGATTTTTGTTGAATTATGGATTGGATTGATTACGCTCTATTTGAGCCAAAAAATAAAAAAGAAATAAAAAATAAAATCTTGAACGATGGATACACTTTTCCGCATTATGACAAATCAAGAAATAAAGTTAAATACGTCATATCTGAAAAGGATATTAATAAAGATTGTCTAAAAAACGGAATAGACATGTCGGAAGTATATCCGCTTCAGACAACACTTTTCTAAAAAGGAGAAAATATGGAACAAATCAATATTACAGGAACAGGAACAGCACTAATTTTAGATAGAGTAAACCGAATATTTGCAATCTCTGGCAGGTTGACTCTGCAATGGGATTTTATCAGCGATTTTAGAAAGATTGACGACGAGCCATCACTAGACGAAGATGGAGAGTTATTTGAAACAGCTTTTGATCTTGTACTAGAAGCTAAACCTAAAACAAAAATCAATCTAACATCATCATATTTTGCGAAAGAACATAAGAAAGACATAGACGAAATCGTAAAAGTGTTCTCGTTTATAGAAGATAACAAGAGAAATATTTTTGAAACTCTTGGCATTTGTGGAGTGCTTGAATAATGGCTAAATTAATTATCAATATCGAACCAAAACCACAGTCACGGCCAAGGTTCGCTAGGCGTGGCAATTTTACTACAACCTATGAAGATAAGGAAATGAAAGCCTGGCGTAATCAATGCAGGCTACTTATTGCCAATCAGTACATGGGTCAGCCTATACTTGAGGGTGCCCTGAGAGCAAATGTGAGGTTTTACATAAAACCACCTCAGTATATCTCAAAGCCAAAGAAGAACCAGCAGGCACTACTAGATGAAATTATTCCAGTAGGGAAAAAGCCTGATGTGGATAACTATGAAAAAGCTCTATACGACAGCATGAGTGGTATTGTCTTTCAAGATGACGGTCAGATAGCTTTGCATGATGTCGGCAAGTTCTACAGCTTCAACCCACGAATTGAGGTAGAAATGGAGGTCATGGAATGGATCTAGCAAAAGATACTCTCAAGGTTGCTGCTAGCATGATAATTGTATTAGCAGCCCTATTGGGATATAGCTATCTGATGTATCAATCAGGCTACAACCAAGCCAAAAACGAGGCTCAACCTATTACCCTCTACACCGTCGATAACGCAGGCGGTGTGATGATGGGTGAGATTACAGACAAGGAAATCATAGAGGGACGCTACACGATCACAGCTCACGCCTACGGTAAGTTTTTAGTCACAAAAGAACAGTACGAGGCTATCAAAATTGGTGACCCAATCCCTGAATATCTCAAAAAGAGGAGAAGCTGATGTTAAAAATAAGAGTATTTGTAAAAGAACTTTCCAAGATGTTTTTACCTGAGGATATTGTTTATATAGATTACAGTGAAAAAACCGTGACAGTTAGAGGTTGTCAATATTCAGATTGTGATACCTGTCATGATGAATATATTTGGGAAAAATGCGAAACAATGCGCTTTACAGATGTTTTGGATAATTCAGAGCCAAGAAAAGAAATATTTGAGGGTGATATTGTGAAGACCACTAGATTTTTTGGCAGAGCTGATGAAACAGGTGGTTTCTATGAGTACGATAAGGAACTGATAGGAATTGTGAAGCAACTTGAGGGAGCTTGGGTAATTGATACAGGGTGTGACGCAGTGTCTTTATGGACTGAGATTGAAGAAAACGAAGTCCTTGGCAATATTTATGAAACCCCAGATTTAATAGAGGTAAGACATGAACAAACGGCAACGTAAGAAGATGTTTACTAGAGCTTTCTCTAAAGCCTATGATGAGAGCCTGAAATATCGAAGTACAAAAGAACAAGTCTCTATCACAACGGTTAGAGATATAAGAGGTAAAGCCTATATCATTACTTCTATCATTAGTCAGGTTGAAATAATGAAGAATTGGACTGTTAGCCATGATGAAATTACCATATATGGCTATATTCTAGATAATAATAGATTGGGGTTAAAATGACATTATTTGACGAAGTACAGCAATTAAGTTCAGAAAGTCACGCAAAGTGGTTTGAACGATATTTCAATAGAATTGACCTTGAGAATAGGATAAAAATTTTTGCAGCTAAAGGGATAACCAGTTGCACTATCTCAGTAGACAATAAGAAAGATGTCTACCTTAAAACACGGCTCTTTAACTCAAAAACTATTGATATGCTCAGATACAGACTTGGAGATGGTTTCTCCGTTGAATTAAAAACGGAAACTATTAAAAGTAATGTATCTACATTTTTTGACATAACAAAAACATACATAGAAATATCTTGGTAAATAAAAAAGCCAAGGCGCTCTCTGCCTCAGCTATAATAATTAACACTATCATTATATCATAAAGGAGACATGGAGTGAACAAGGCTAAAGAGCTCTTGAATGAGTTGCAAAATCTTGATATGGACATTCAAAGCAGAATAGATGAAATCAACGAGCTTGAGGCAGGTTTACTCTCTAGCCCCAAGTGGACAACGGACAAAGTTAAAGGTGGTTCAGCTAGACAAGTTGATGATGTTTATACTCAGCTTATTGTGATGAAAGAAGCGATAGAGCAAGATACCAATGAAGTTATTAACAGGAAACTTGAACTTGGTAGGCTTATCAATCAGCTGAAAAATCCAAAGAGCAGATCAGTCCTCAGAATGACTTACATTACTAAGATGTATGTTGATGATATTTGTGATAAGTTAGCAATTAGCAAAAGCTCTTATTACAATATGCGTAAAATGGCTATTGAGGAGCTGAGTTTGGTTTTAGAACATTTGGAATAATTTGGAACGTTCTGAAAACGTTGTAAAAACCTAGATAATCTTGGCGTGCACTGTAATCATAATCTGCTAGAATGGTAGTATCAAGAAATAAGGGTAAGGCACCTATGAAGTGTCTTACCTTTTCTTTTGTCCAAACAAACAAGTACAGGAGGTTTAGGCTTGGGTAGAGCAAGAGACCCCAACCGAGACAAAGCATTTGAAATCTATTCAGAAAACAATGGAGACATTGAACTGGTTGAGATTGCTGAGCGTTTGGGTGTTTCAGCTGGCACTGTCCGAGGTTGGAAGAGTAAAGATAAATGGGAACCTAAAATAAAAGGAACGTTCCAAAAGAAAAATACGGAACGCTCCAAAAAGAAAATAGGTGCACCAAAAGGAAATAAGAACGCTGTAGGACATGGAGCCCCTAAGGGAAATACTAACGCTGTCAAGCACGGTCTCAGGAGAAAATATCTTCCTGACGGAATATCTGATCTAATAGATGAGATTGAAACCATGACACCTATAGACATTCTTTGGGAAAACATCACGCTGACATATGCTAATCTTTTGCATGCTCAGCGTATTTTATTTGTCCAAGACATAGAGGACAGTGACACCTTCATTACAAGTGAGGGCAAAGCTGGTACAGGGTATGAGCATCACACCTCATGGGATAAGCAAGGTAAGGCTCTAGCAGCAATAGCAAGGGCACAGTCTGAGCTTAAAAGCATGATTAAGACCTATGATGAGCTGACACGCTCACCACTTGTCACAGAGGAGCAACGCCTGAGAATTGACAATCTCAAGTCACAGTTAGGCTCTGATGATGAAGATGACACAGTCATTACTGGATTTACATTTGATAGGAGTGAGTACAATGGCGATACTGAACCTAGCCAAGCTGATTAACCCAGTATTTGATGAAGTGCTCTATACACTCAAGAGCCACATAGTGTTAAAGGGTGGGCGTGCCTCTACTAAGTCCTCTGTTGTATCTATTGACCTAGTAAATGACTTTATTAGTGACCCTTTAGGTAACGTGGTAGTTCTACGGAAAGTTGGTAAATACCTGAGAATGTCTGTTTATGAGCAGATAAGATGGGCCATCTATGAAATGGGGCTAGCTAATCAGTTCAAGTTCGGTAAGTCACCGCTACAAATCACTCACAAGAAAACAGGTACAGCCTTTTATTTCTACGGTGTAGATGACCCAATGAAACTTAAATCACAGAAGATAGCCAAGGGCTATGTTATGTCTGTTTGGTTTGAGGAATTGGCAGAGTTTGCAGGGCGTGAAGACATTGACATAGTTGAGGATACTTTTATCCGTCAAGAGTTGCCCAATGGCAAAGAGGTAAAGGTCTATTTTACATACAATCCACCACGTAACCCTTACGACTGGATAAATGAATGGGTAGCTGAGAAAGCTAGTGACCCAACCTACATGATACATCACAGCACCTATCTTGACGACAAGCTAGGTTTTTTGTCTAGGCAGATGAAAGAGAAGATAGAAAGGTACAAGGAAACTGACCCTGACTATTACCGTTGGATGTATCTAGGAGAGGTTATAGGGCTTGGTAATCATGTATACAACATGAACTACTTTAAGCCACTTGAGAGGCTCCCTGAGGACGATAGGCTTATCGGTATATCATTTGCCCTAGATACTGGACACCAGCAGTCAGCGACAGCCTGTGGAGCTTATGGATTGACTGCCAAGGGGAATGTTATTTTGCTTGATACGTTCTACTATTCTCCAGCTGGCAAGACAATCAAGAAAGCACCTAGTGAGTTGTCTGTGATGATACATGACTTTATTGACAAGGTTCTAAAGCAGTACAGAGTACCTAAGCTCAAGATGACTATTGATAGCGCTGAAGGTGCTTTGAGAAATCAATACTTTAAGGACTATGGCGAACGTTGGCACCCAGTAGCCAAAAAGAAAAACCAGACCATGATTGACATGGTTATCAGCTTGCTAGCAGAGGGGCGCTTTTACTACCTTGACATTCCTGCTAATAAGGTGTTTGTCGAGGAGCACAAGATGTACCGCTATGATGACAAGACTATTAACTCTGATGATCCTAAAATTATCAAGGAAGATGACCACACGGTAGATGAGTTCAAGTACTTTGTCCTGGACAACGCTAGGGAGCTAGATTTGAAAGCCTAAAGGAGCAAACAATGGGAATAGTACAGACTATCAAGAATTTATTTCAAAGGAGTAAGTATGTGATGACCACACAAAACTTAACAAACATTACTGACCACCCTAAAATAGCGGTGTCTAGCAGAGAGTATGACCGTATCAGGGAAAACCTCAAGTATTTTGCAGGGCGTTATCCACAGATTGAGTACAAAGACAGCAACGGAACTAAACAAAAGCGAGATTTTAACCATTTACCGATTGGCAGAACAGCCTCTAAGAAGATTGCAAGCCTGGTATTTAACGAACAGGCTGAAATCAAGGTAGATGATGAAAGAGCTAATGAGTTTATCCAGCAACAACTACAAAATGATCGCTTTATTAAGAATTTTGAACGATACCTAGAGAGCTGTTTAGCCCTTGGAGGACTTGCCATGAGACCATATGTCGACAAGGGCAAGGTAAGGATAGCATTTATTCAAGCTCCAGTCTTTTTGCCTCTCCAGTCAAATACCCAAGATGTTTCTAGTGCTGCTATCATTACAAAGACAATCAAATCAGAAGGCAATAAGCACAAGTATTACACGCTGATTGAATTGCACGAATGGGTAAAAGATGACAAGTACACTGTGACAAATGAGCTCTACAAGTCTGATAATCAGAACATTGTAGGAGCTAGAGTACCTTTGTCAGAACTCTATGAGGACTTGGAGGAAATAGTAGACTTGAACGGTCTTAGCAGACCCTTGTTTACCTACTTAAAGACACCAGGAATGAATAACAAAGATATTAATAGTCCGCTTGGTCTATCTATCTTTGATAACGCTAAGACTACTATTGACTTCCTTAATACAACCTATGATGAGTTTATGTGGGAGGTAAAAATGGGTCAGCGTAGGGTGGCTGTTCCTACTCAGATGATTAAGACAGAGTACAATCAGGACGGTGACAAGGTCACTGTCAAGCGTGAGTTTGAAACTGGGCACAATGTCTATGAGCAGTTCGATAGTGGTGATATAGACAAGGGTATAGGTATAACAGACCTTACAACTCCTATACGCTCTGATGACTATATCAAGGCTATCAACGAGGGTCTAGCGCTTTTTGAAATGCAGATAGGGGTATCAGCTGGCATGTTTACCTTTGATGGTAAGAGTATGAAGACAGCTACTGAGATTGTCTCAGAGAACTCTGACACTTACCAAATGCGTAACAGTATCGTCAGCTTGGTTGAGCAATCCCTAAAAGAGCTGATTATCTCTATGTTAGAGCTTGGGAAAGCCTATCAACTCTACAAGGGTAATATCCCAGACATGGACGCTATCAGCATTAACCTTGATGACGGTGTCTTTACTGACCGAAATGCTGAGCTTGACTACTGGATTAAGGTAGTTAACGCTGGTTTTGGTACTGATGTAATGGCTATTGAGAAGGTGCTTAACGTAACGACTGAGAAAGCTAAGGAAATTAAAGCTGAAATCAGCGGTAATGCCATTGACGAGGCAAGCGGAGAGCGTAGTCCTAATGATGTAGGAGTATATGGAGAGTGATTAGATGGCTGATGACAAGAAGAAACCAATCAAACTAAATGATGAGCAGCTTATGCTTGACGCTAGTCAGGTTGCAGACATCTATCATCAGCTTACTCTGGATCTATTTGACCAAGTTATAGACCGCATCAAAGAGCGTGGCTCTGCTAGTCTTGATGATAACCCCTATATTTGGCAACTAGAGAAAATGAATGAGATGGGGCTACTCAACGAGGATAACATCAAGCTCATCTCTGACCGCTCAGGAATTGCTGAGGAACAGCTTAGGTATGTTATCCAAAATGAGGGCTACAAAATCTACAAAGATACCAAACAGCAGCTTTTAGATGCTACTGGTAGCGGTAGTTTTGTGGCTAACTCACTCATTCAGACAAATCTAGCAGCATATGTCAATCAGACAATGGGAGACATAAACAACCTTATCAATACCACGCTACCAAAAAGCGTGATGGGGGCTTATCAGTCTATCATTGAAGAGGCCACAGCAAAGGTTGTTACAGGTCTAGCAACATCAGACAAGGCTATTTCAGATACTGTCATGAAATGGGCTAAAAAGGGCTTTTATGGCTTTACAGATAGTCAAGGGAAGAGGTGGAAAGCTGACACCTACGCTAGGCAAGTCATTAAATCAACTGCTTGGCGTGTTTATCGTGAGGTTAGAATGGCTCCAGCTGAGGAAATGGGTATAGACACCTTTTACTACTCAAAGAAATCTACAGCAAGAGAAATGTGTGCCCCTTTGCAACATCAGATAGTTACTACTGGAATTGCTAGGACCGAAAAAGGAGAGCGTATCCTTGCCTTGTCAGATTATGGCTACGGAACTGCTGGGGGGTGTTTGGGTATTAACTGCACCCATGAAATTACTCCCTTTGTGGTTGGTGCTAACTATAAGCCTGATTTGCCTGATGAGCTGAAAGACCTAACGCCTGAGCAAGCTATTGAAAATGCTAACGTACAGGCTAAACAGAGAGCTCTAGAGCGTTCTATCAGACAATCTAAGGAATTTCTCCACGTTGCCGAGAAACTAGGCGATACGGAGCTGATAGACAAGTATAAGAACAGAGTAAGGATACAACAGGGAGCTATGAGAGATTATCTCAGACAGAACCCATTCCTACACCGTGATTATAGCAGAGAGAAGTACTATGATGACCCATTTACCAAGGCTAAGAAAGAAATCAAGGTCAGAAAAGAACTTGAAAAACTGGAAAAGCATAGGGTAGAACAAAAAGAAATGCGACAACGTTTCACTTCCGCTGTGAAAGATGGTATAATTAAAGCAGAAATCAACGAACAAAAACAATCTGACCACATCAGAGGTACTAACGAATGGTACAGGAGACTTGAAACTGACCTAGCTAACGGCAAGCAGTTTGAACCAAGCTATTTGACTGTGACAATTGATGAGGCAGCTAAACTAATTAAACGTTATTCTGGGACAGGGAAATTCTTGTATAAAGAAGACCCTACCTACATTCCTAAGAAAGAAATCATCAAACATGACAGCAAGATTGGTATGTATATTGACCAATCTACAGGAGAGATGTTTGAGACTGATAGCTTTAGGATACACTATAGAAAAACTGGTGCGCACATTGTCCCAACGTATGGAGGTAAGTCATGAAATTATGGACTTTTTTAAGGCAAAATGTGAAACTTGTGCTTAAAGATGGCTCAATCGTTTCAGGATTTGTCCAAGAATACTGTAGTAAAGATGACAATGATGAGGAAGTTGACTCAGTTGCATTAGATGTCAACGGCACTCTTTATGAGTATTTTGAAACTGAAATCCTTAGTATTTCTCTAACTTAGCGCTTAGTTCAATCTAGGCGTTTTTCTTATGCCCAAAAATAGGAGTTGTTATGAATAAACGATTAAAAAAGAAGCTAGAGCTTGAACAAACGATCAAAATTTTAAATAAAAACTACAAAGTTCTAAATAAAGAAATACTTGATATTGAAATTGTACAGTCTCGAAACGCACTAGCAACTAACAAAGAGTTTACAAGCTTACGTAAAGCATTAATTGATCAGCAAGAACTGACTCATGCACTTGCTGAAACTCTAGCTGAGTTGCAAGACTATGTTTTGAATGATTTAACCAATAAAAGACCGTTTTGGCAATTTTGGAAATAATTTAGAAAGGAGATTACAACCTTGAAACCGTCTGAAAACTGAAAGGAGCGTGATCTTATATCTATGTCTTGAACCGTACATTAGAACGGTTTTTTATTTTGCCCTGGATATGGCGTAAAAGTGTCTGTATCTCAGTCCCTCGTGACGTAAAACAAAGGAGTTAAGGTATGAGCCTTAA
This window encodes:
- a CDS encoding phage minor capsid protein, with translation MADDKKKPIKLNDEQLMLDASQVADIYHQLTLDLFDQVIDRIKERGSASLDDNPYIWQLEKMNEMGLLNEDNIKLISDRSGIAEEQLRYVIQNEGYKIYKDTKQQLLDATGSGSFVANSLIQTNLAAYVNQTMGDINNLINTTLPKSVMGAYQSIIEEATAKVVTGLATSDKAISDTVMKWAKKGFYGFTDSQGKRWKADTYARQVIKSTAWRVYREVRMAPAEEMGIDTFYYSKKSTAREMCAPLQHQIVTTGIARTEKGERILALSDYGYGTAGGCLGINCTHEITPFVVGANYKPDLPDELKDLTPEQAIENANVQAKQRALERSIRQSKEFLHVAEKLGDTELIDKYKNRVRIQQGAMRDYLRQNPFLHRDYSREKYYDDPFTKAKKEIKVRKELEKLEKHRVEQKEMRQRFTSAVKDGIIKAEINEQKQSDHIRGTNEWYRRLETDLANGKQFEPSYLTVTIDEAAKLIKRYSGTGKFLYKEDPTYIPKKEIIKHDSKIGMYIDQSTGEMFETDSFRIHYRKTGAHIVPTYGGKS
- a CDS encoding YopX family protein: MMLKIRVFVKELSKMFLPEDIVYIDYSEKTVTVRGCQYSDCDTCHDEYIWEKCETMRFTDVLDNSEPRKEIFEGDIVKTTRFFGRADETGGFYEYDKELIGIVKQLEGAWVIDTGCDAVSLWTEIEENEVLGNIYETPDLIEVRHEQTAT
- a CDS encoding phage portal protein, producing the protein MGIVQTIKNLFQRSKYVMTTQNLTNITDHPKIAVSSREYDRIRENLKYFAGRYPQIEYKDSNGTKQKRDFNHLPIGRTASKKIASLVFNEQAEIKVDDERANEFIQQQLQNDRFIKNFERYLESCLALGGLAMRPYVDKGKVRIAFIQAPVFLPLQSNTQDVSSAAIITKTIKSEGNKHKYYTLIELHEWVKDDKYTVTNELYKSDNQNIVGARVPLSELYEDLEEIVDLNGLSRPLFTYLKTPGMNNKDINSPLGLSIFDNAKTTIDFLNTTYDEFMWEVKMGQRRVAVPTQMIKTEYNQDGDKVTVKREFETGHNVYEQFDSGDIDKGIGITDLTTPIRSDDYIKAINEGLALFEMQIGVSAGMFTFDGKSMKTATEIVSENSDTYQMRNSIVSLVEQSLKELIISMLELGKAYQLYKGNIPDMDAISINLDDGVFTDRNAELDYWIKVVNAGFGTDVMAIEKVLNVTTEKAKEIKAEISGNAIDEASGERSPNDVGVYGE
- a CDS encoding DUF1492 domain-containing protein is translated as MNKAKELLNELQNLDMDIQSRIDEINELEAGLLSSPKWTTDKVKGGSARQVDDVYTQLIVMKEAIEQDTNEVINRKLELGRLINQLKNPKSRSVLRMTYITKMYVDDICDKLAISKSSYYNMRKMAIEELSLVLEHLE
- a CDS encoding PBSX family phage terminase large subunit encodes the protein MAILNLAKLINPVFDEVLYTLKSHIVLKGGRASTKSSVVSIDLVNDFISDPLGNVVVLRKVGKYLRMSVYEQIRWAIYEMGLANQFKFGKSPLQITHKKTGTAFYFYGVDDPMKLKSQKIAKGYVMSVWFEELAEFAGREDIDIVEDTFIRQELPNGKEVKVYFTYNPPRNPYDWINEWVAEKASDPTYMIHHSTYLDDKLGFLSRQMKEKIERYKETDPDYYRWMYLGEVIGLGNHVYNMNYFKPLERLPEDDRLIGISFALDTGHQQSATACGAYGLTAKGNVILLDTFYYSPAGKTIKKAPSELSVMIHDFIDKVLKQYRVPKLKMTIDSAEGALRNQYFKDYGERWHPVAKKKNQTMIDMVISLLAEGRFYYLDIPANKVFVEEHKMYRYDDKTINSDDPKIIKEDDHTVDEFKYFVLDNARELDLKA
- a CDS encoding DUF1372 family protein, yielding MDLAKDTLKVAASMIIVLAALLGYSYLMYQSGYNQAKNEAQPITLYTVDNAGGVMMGEITDKEIIEGRYTITAHAYGKFLVTKEQYEAIKIGDPIPEYLKKRRS
- the terS gene encoding phage terminase small subunit, producing MGRARDPNRDKAFEIYSENNGDIELVEIAERLGVSAGTVRGWKSKDKWEPKIKGTFQKKNTERSKKKIGAPKGNKNAVGHGAPKGNTNAVKHGLRRKYLPDGISDLIDEIETMTPIDILWENITLTYANLLHAQRILFVQDIEDSDTFITSEGKAGTGYEHHTSWDKQGKALAAIARAQSELKSMIKTYDELTRSPLVTEEQRLRIDNLKSQLGSDDEDDTVITGFTFDRSEYNGDTEPSQAD
- a CDS encoding RusA family crossover junction endodeoxyribonuclease — translated: MAKLIINIEPKPQSRPRFARRGNFTTTYEDKEMKAWRNQCRLLIANQYMGQPILEGALRANVRFYIKPPQYISKPKKNQQALLDEIIPVGKKPDVDNYEKALYDSMSGIVFQDDGQIALHDVGKFYSFNPRIEVEMEVMEWI